GCGCTGGACGCCGGCCTCGAGCCGGGCCCGCACCTGGCAGGACCGGACGACCTGGCGGTGCTGCCCTACTCGTCGGGCACCACCGGCAAGCCCAAGGGCTGCATCCACACCCACCGCACCGTGATGGCGACCACCGTCATGCACGCGCACTGGTCGGACTGGGGCGAGGCTCCGGTGGTGCTCGCCACGCTGCCGCTGTTCCACGTCACCGGCATGCAGGGGAACATGAACGCGCCGATCCTGCTCGGCGCGACGATGGTGCTGCTGCAGCGCTGGGACCGCGAGGCCGCGGCCGGGCTGATCGAGTCGATGAAGGTCACCTCGTGGTCCTGCATCACCACGATGGCGATCGACCTTCTGTCGATGCCGGGCATCGAGCAGCGGGACCTGTCGAGCCTGCGCCGCATCGGCGGCGGCGGCGCGGCCATGCCCGAGGCGGTCGGCGCGCGGCTGCGGGCGCTGACCGGCCTGGAATACGTCGAGGGCTACGGGCTCACCGAAACGATCGCGCCCACCCACATCAACCCGCCGCAGCGCCCGAAGCGCCAATGCGGCGGAGTGCCGCTGTTCGACGTGGACGCTCGCATCATCGACCCGGACACGCTGGCCGAGCGCGGGCCCAGCGAGTCGGGCGAGATCGTGGTCAGCGCGCCGCAGGTCTTCCTCGGCTACTGGCACGATCCCGACGCGACCCGCGCCGCCTTCGTCGAGATCGAAGGCAAGCGATTCTTCCGGACCGGCGACATCGGCCACTACGACGACGAGGGTTATTTCTTCGTCACCGACCGCCTGAAGCGGATGATCAACGCCTCCGGCTTCAAGGTCTGGCCCGCGGAGATCGAATCGATGATGTATGCGCACCCCGACATCCGGGAAGCCTGCGTGATCGCGGCGC
This genomic window from Zeimonas sediminis contains:
- a CDS encoding long-chain-fatty-acid--CoA ligase; protein product: MPALTLHHRFWPPGRPLSLQYPQQSLYDNLRASAQRAPGHPMLVFYGRTIGYGEALEQVDRLAGFLQRECGVKRGDRVLLYLQNSPQWVLAYYAILRADAMVVPVNPMLLDDEVAHIASNSGARVAFAAEDIAGHLGQAGLEHLVLVRYADCVGDPPAPRTPASVLAEPVDPQALSARLPRTRIARWRDALDAGLEPGPHLAGPDDLAVLPYSSGTTGKPKGCIHTHRTVMATTVMHAHWSDWGEAPVVLATLPLFHVTGMQGNMNAPILLGATMVLLQRWDREAAAGLIESMKVTSWSCITTMAIDLLSMPGIEQRDLSSLRRIGGGGAAMPEAVGARLRALTGLEYVEGYGLTETIAPTHINPPQRPKRQCGGVPLFDVDARIIDPDTLAERGPSESGEIVVSAPQVFLGYWHDPDATRAAFVEIEGKRFFRTGDIGHYDDEGYFFVTDRLKRMINASGFKVWPAEIESMMYAHPDIREACVIAARDARRGETVKAVVVLEPGRDPAPTPDEIVAWCRERMAAYKVPRIVEFADALPRSATGKIMWRELQERELRDRPRP